One Halichondria panicea chromosome 3, odHalPani1.1, whole genome shotgun sequence genomic region harbors:
- the LOC135333844 gene encoding uncharacterized protein LOC135333844 isoform X3 encodes MLIPMQVAFFSSKGLSSALVSGENVDIEVQDGVCRGAYQLIFFTPEMIIGNRKWRKLLEGDVYANRLKAFVIDEAHCVKKWGETFRPVMDRIGEVRSLLPIGVNVMAVTATATKTIRYSVSKTIGLKSPYVITRSPSKKNLFYCVGVFNGVEETFRPLARKLKNVRVAFPKTIIYGQSFSMCADIYIFLRRELGTNFTEPVYAPDVPSFRMVDMFTSVTDAGHKTEIIQLFKKKSSLRIVIATIAFGMGVDCADVRQIVHVGLPDDNSSYIQETGRAGRDGHLSSVTLLQATTHHPVDTDIKEYASNCDKCRRDFLFTDMDNYVHNDMGSKCVCCDICAKLCFCGNCETNMIHFTKLTRSTTIYFD; translated from the exons ATGTTGATTCCAATGCAGGTGGCATTTTTTTCTTCCAAGGGATTGTCCTCGGCACTAGTTTCAGGAGAAAATGTGGACATTGAAGTACAAGATGGTGTGTGCAGAGGTGCGTATCAGTTAATTTTCTTTACGCCAGAGATGATCATTGGAAACCGAAAGTGGAGAAAATTGCTGGAAGGCGATGTTTATGCTAATCGTTTGAAGGCCTTTGTGATTGATGAGGCACATTGTGTGAAGAaatg GGGTGAGACTTTTAGGCCTGTCATGGATAGAATTGGTGAAGTGAGAAGCCTATTACCAATAGGTGTGAATGTAATGGCTGTTACAGCGACAGCCACAAAAACCATTCGTTACTCTGTCAGCAAGACAATCGGGCTAAAGTCACCCTATGTAATCACAAGATCTCCTTCTAAAAAGAATCTCTTTTACTGTGTTGGAGTGTTTAATGGAGTTGAAGAAACGTTTCGTCCATTAGCTCGGAAGTTGAAAAATGTGCGTGTTGCCTTCCCAAAAACAATCATTTACGGTCAGTCGTTCAGTATGTGTGCAGATATATACATTTTTCTTCGGAGAGAGTTAGGCACCAATTTCACAGAGCCTGTTTATGCTCCTGATGTACCCTCTTTCCGCATGGTAGACATGTTTACTAGCGTTACAGATGCTGGCCACAAAACAGAAATTATACAGTTATTTAAGAAAAAAAGCAGCCTGAGAATTGTTATTGCCACAATTGCCTTTGGTATGGGGGTAGATTGCGCTGATGTGAGGCAAATAGTTCATGTTGGCCTGCCGGATGACAATAGTTCTTACATTCAAGAAACTGGTCGGGCTGGCAGAGATGGACATCTGTCATCAGTCACACTACTTCAAGCAACCACTCACCACCCTGTTGATACGGACATTAAAGAATATGCCTCAAACTGTGATAAATGCCGACGCGATTTCCTATTCACAGATATGGATAATTACGTTCACAACGATATGGGTAGTAAGTGTgtttgttgtgacatttgtgcCAAGCTATGCTTTTGTGGTAACTGTGAAACCAATATGATACATTTTACTAAGCttactagatctactactatTTATTTTGATTAA
- the LOC135333844 gene encoding uncharacterized protein LOC135333844 isoform X4: MGECMVAFFSSKGLSSALVSGENVDIEVQDGVCRGAYQLIFFTPEMIIGNRKWRKLLEGDVYANRLKAFVIDEAHCVKKWGETFRPVMDRIGEVRSLLPIGVNVMAVTATATKTIRYSVSKTIGLKSPYVITRSPSKKNLFYCVGVFNGVEETFRPLARKLKNVRVAFPKTIIYGQSFSMCADIYIFLRRELGTNFTEPVYAPDVPSFRMVDMFTSVTDAGHKTEIIQLFKKKSSLRIVIATIAFGMGVDCADVRQIVHVGLPDDNSSYIQETGRAGRDGHLSSVTLLQATTHHPVDTDIKEYASNCDKCRRDFLFTDMDNYVHNDMGSKCVCCDICAKLCFCGNCETNMIHFTKLTRSTTIYFD, encoded by the exons GTGGCATTTTTTTCTTCCAAGGGATTGTCCTCGGCACTAGTTTCAGGAGAAAATGTGGACATTGAAGTACAAGATGGTGTGTGCAGAGGTGCGTATCAGTTAATTTTCTTTACGCCAGAGATGATCATTGGAAACCGAAAGTGGAGAAAATTGCTGGAAGGCGATGTTTATGCTAATCGTTTGAAGGCCTTTGTGATTGATGAGGCACATTGTGTGAAGAaatg GGGTGAGACTTTTAGGCCTGTCATGGATAGAATTGGTGAAGTGAGAAGCCTATTACCAATAGGTGTGAATGTAATGGCTGTTACAGCGACAGCCACAAAAACCATTCGTTACTCTGTCAGCAAGACAATCGGGCTAAAGTCACCCTATGTAATCACAAGATCTCCTTCTAAAAAGAATCTCTTTTACTGTGTTGGAGTGTTTAATGGAGTTGAAGAAACGTTTCGTCCATTAGCTCGGAAGTTGAAAAATGTGCGTGTTGCCTTCCCAAAAACAATCATTTACGGTCAGTCGTTCAGTATGTGTGCAGATATATACATTTTTCTTCGGAGAGAGTTAGGCACCAATTTCACAGAGCCTGTTTATGCTCCTGATGTACCCTCTTTCCGCATGGTAGACATGTTTACTAGCGTTACAGATGCTGGCCACAAAACAGAAATTATACAGTTATTTAAGAAAAAAAGCAGCCTGAGAATTGTTATTGCCACAATTGCCTTTGGTATGGGGGTAGATTGCGCTGATGTGAGGCAAATAGTTCATGTTGGCCTGCCGGATGACAATAGTTCTTACATTCAAGAAACTGGTCGGGCTGGCAGAGATGGACATCTGTCATCAGTCACACTACTTCAAGCAACCACTCACCACCCTGTTGATACGGACATTAAAGAATATGCCTCAAACTGTGATAAATGCCGACGCGATTTCCTATTCACAGATATGGATAATTACGTTCACAACGATATGGGTAGTAAGTGTgtttgttgtgacatttgtgcCAAGCTATGCTTTTGTGGTAACTGTGAAACCAATATGATACATTTTACTAAGCttactagatctactactatTTATTTTGATTAA
- the LOC135333844 gene encoding uncharacterized protein LOC135333844 isoform X2 gives MSILTESICSAARELGYPSVKPEQMDVVRAFMGKKDVFAVLPTGFGKSLCYACLPFTFDKILQKEKGYSLVIVVTPLLAIMKDQVAFFSSKGLSSALVSGENVDIEVQDGVCRGAYQLIFFTPEMIIGNRKWRKLLEGDVYANRLKAFVIDEAHCVKKWGETFRPVMDRIGEVRSLLPIGVNVMAVTATATKTIRYSVSKTIGLKSPYVITRSPSKKNLFYCVGVFNGVEETFRPLARKLKNVRVAFPKTIIYGQSFSMCADIYIFLRRELGTNFTEPVYAPDVPSFRMVDMFTSVTDAGHKTEIIQLFKKKSSLRIVIATIAFGMGVDCADVRQIVHVGLPDDNSSYIQETGRAGRDGHLSSVTLLQATTHHPVDTDIKEYASNCDKCRRDFLFTDMDNYVHNDMGSKCVCCDICAKLCFCGNCETNMIHFTKLTRSTTIYFD, from the exons ATGAGTATTTTGACTGAAAGCATCTGCTCAGCTGCCAGAGAGTTGGGCTATCCAAGTGTGAAACCTGAACAGATGGATGTTGTGCGTGCTTTTATGGGAAAGAAAGACGTATTTGCTGTTCTTCCAACAGGATTTGGGAAAAGTCTGTGCTATGCTTGTTTGCCATTCACCTTTGATAAAATCCTTCAAAAGGAGAAAGGATATTCACTGGTGATAGTAGTGACTCCTCTGCTAGCTATTATGAAAGATCAG GTGGCATTTTTTTCTTCCAAGGGATTGTCCTCGGCACTAGTTTCAGGAGAAAATGTGGACATTGAAGTACAAGATGGTGTGTGCAGAGGTGCGTATCAGTTAATTTTCTTTACGCCAGAGATGATCATTGGAAACCGAAAGTGGAGAAAATTGCTGGAAGGCGATGTTTATGCTAATCGTTTGAAGGCCTTTGTGATTGATGAGGCACATTGTGTGAAGAaatg GGGTGAGACTTTTAGGCCTGTCATGGATAGAATTGGTGAAGTGAGAAGCCTATTACCAATAGGTGTGAATGTAATGGCTGTTACAGCGACAGCCACAAAAACCATTCGTTACTCTGTCAGCAAGACAATCGGGCTAAAGTCACCCTATGTAATCACAAGATCTCCTTCTAAAAAGAATCTCTTTTACTGTGTTGGAGTGTTTAATGGAGTTGAAGAAACGTTTCGTCCATTAGCTCGGAAGTTGAAAAATGTGCGTGTTGCCTTCCCAAAAACAATCATTTACGGTCAGTCGTTCAGTATGTGTGCAGATATATACATTTTTCTTCGGAGAGAGTTAGGCACCAATTTCACAGAGCCTGTTTATGCTCCTGATGTACCCTCTTTCCGCATGGTAGACATGTTTACTAGCGTTACAGATGCTGGCCACAAAACAGAAATTATACAGTTATTTAAGAAAAAAAGCAGCCTGAGAATTGTTATTGCCACAATTGCCTTTGGTATGGGGGTAGATTGCGCTGATGTGAGGCAAATAGTTCATGTTGGCCTGCCGGATGACAATAGTTCTTACATTCAAGAAACTGGTCGGGCTGGCAGAGATGGACATCTGTCATCAGTCACACTACTTCAAGCAACCACTCACCACCCTGTTGATACGGACATTAAAGAATATGCCTCAAACTGTGATAAATGCCGACGCGATTTCCTATTCACAGATATGGATAATTACGTTCACAACGATATGGGTAGTAAGTGTgtttgttgtgacatttgtgcCAAGCTATGCTTTTGTGGTAACTGTGAAACCAATATGATACATTTTACTAAGCttactagatctactactatTTATTTTGATTAA